Genomic segment of Aptenodytes patagonicus chromosome 17, bAptPat1.pri.cur, whole genome shotgun sequence:
TGATGCGGCGCTTGCTGCCGGCTCTCGCGTGCTCTCTGCTGTCCAAGTCCTCTCTATACTTTTAGCTACAGTAAAGGGGAGCTTACAGGGCTTCCACCACTCCTTTTGTCCCTGCCCTTTCCCTGTTGGGCTTCTCCCTGGACGAACAGGCTCAGGGACCCGTCGTGCTTCGGTACCACATCACCGGCTGTTACAGCATCTTGCTGTAATGTGACCTGTGAAGTTGTCTTGCCttaattgtattttgcttctgcaatttgctttgaaaaaagggGGGTTGGCCCGGGCTAGAGCTAACTCTGCACGGTTGTGGAAACCACAGCAAAACCCGGGCTCGTCCGGTGCCACTGCGCCGGAGCCAGGCAGGACTGGCCGGCTGATCCCAGGGTGCTCCAGGGACCTTCCTCTGGGTGAGGCAGGCGGAGGCACCGTGCTCTTCTTTCCTttaatactggggaaaaaaaaaaaaaggtgatggcATTATCTCATCGCCTGTCAGTAATGTTCTGCTCAGACAGACACATGATGGGCCCAATAAGCGCTAATGCTAAACACACCCGTTAATTCAGGGGTATATAAATTGCTAACACCCTCTGAGAGAACGTAAAAGGACCTGAGGTACAAAGTGCTTGTAGTGAACTCGGTCTGTTCACCGAGATGCCCTGGGCTTTATTTGTTCTCCTGACACCTTCGCAGCCTGTTCTGGAGCACCGCAATGAGCTGCCCGGGAGGAACCGAGTCCCCCTGAACACAAGGGAACAGCCGGGCTGTGTGTCCCCTGAAAGAGCTCATCGCTCAGGTGGCACGGTACTCGGTCCCTTTGGTTAAGCAAACCAGACTCGGCTTCCCCTTCCcgtgagctgatttttttttttttggcttcatGGTCAGGGAACAGAAATGGGGAGACCAAACCCCTTCCAGCCAGGGATGGTCTCCCATGCAGGTCCAGGTCCTCAGCTGTGCCTGGACAGCAAaactaaatggaaaaagaagaaacttggATGCATCGTATCCTGAAGCGTGTTTTTCTGGTAGAGCTGGGCTGTTTGCTGTTGTCTTGTCGGGAGGGGATGTGCTGGGAGGGGAATGCTCGGTTTTGCCAGACGACCCACGTTGTTTCTAGGTGGGCTTTGCCATTTTACCTGCTTTGGCAAAGTCTCCAAGTGCGGGTGTAGCTTTGGAAATCCCTaacctccctttcctccttccctgaaGAAAGCAGGAGCCCACTTTGTGCCCTGAGCCAGTTGTTGTCTGCTGGGAAACTCATCCCGTCACGGAAACGTCCCTGTCTGAGCCAATCTTCGCCTCTCCCCCGACAGCCGGCGGAGGATAACGAGGCACGTCCATGCTTCAAATTAGGATGTTACAGCttcattttccccttctgcttGCAGCAGCAGACTGCACACCGAGATGATGGCTGGTGTTTCTCAGCAAACCGCGCTAAGACAAAAACCTGCTGTTACTTTGCAAACACTGAGCAAAAGGCACTTTGTGGCCCCGTTACTTGTAACGAAGGATATAGCGATTACCGTCTCTTAGGTGCAGCCCCAGTTAAAACAGAGAGGGGTTTTGCTTGAATTTTATAAGCCCTGCAGCTTCATTTCTCACCTGGGAATGTTTATTCCTAACAAGTCCAGTCTTTGCAGTTTTGCTAAGGGAATGGCCCTCTCCGGGGTGGCGATGAGGACGGACGGCTGCGGCTCTCCCAAAATCATGGCAGAAATGGCTGGGGCTCGGTCGCTGCAAGGGCTGATTCGGTGCTGGAAAGGGGGGGACGAGCTCCATCACCAGCCCCTGCGGGCTCAAGGCGGCTGCTGAACATCACTTTAAACTTTtatcctccctttttttttttttcctcccagctgggtTTCCTAGCTTGTTCCCAGCACACCAACGCCAAATTGGTGACTGAAGAGCCGAAACCCTCTTTGGGGCTGGGTCATTCAGTGCTGCAGCGATCCCGCCCGGCCGAGCCTTAGTGGGTAAGGAAGGTACCGCGTTGCTTTGTGCTATCAACGAAGCGATTTGTGTGATGAGCTCAGAAAAACATGCCCAGATGTGCCCCAGTGCCATAGCAACGGGGCTGAACCTGCTGCAACCAGCGCCACGAAAAGAAGGAAAACCGTTCCGTAAGAGGGACCGGCAGAGGCTCGGGTGTGCACATGGGGACATCGAGGACTTCCTAATGCATAAGCACTTTTGCTGGATTAATGCTATCGCCCACTCCTATGCCGGGAGGATTAATACCCCAGCGTTTTGTCAGGgagtaaataaaatattgaagTCACATAATTGCTTGTTCCCCGGGGATGCAGCGTCCCGGTCCCACCTTGGTGGGGACCGGGACATCCAGCCCCGAGTCATGGTCGGTGACGTGTCCCAGGCCAGTAAATGCCCCCAGGGTTTACGGTCATTTTAGGATCTTGCTGGGGACTCGATCTGGGGTTTGATCCAGCCAGGTAAATGGCTTGAAAGCTGATCCCCCTCATTCTCTCTTAAACAGGCTGCGTTTCAAAATGGATTTCTTGGGCAATAAATTATAATTTAGTGCTTATTATAATATTCATTAAGAACTTTCTGCTGTAGCGTTACACCAAATACTAATTATTAGCAATTAAGGTGACAGGAGGGAATAATATTCTGAATTGTGTAAGTAGGAGTAATAACAGCCCAGGAGAGATAAGCAAGGCAAAGCAGCGGGAGAATTTCCTTTCTGCAGGGAAACGAGAGATGATAAAATCCCCGGCTGCCCGGGCAGAGGGTGTGTAGCGAGGTGCCggcctggggagctgccagggggAAGTGGACAAAAATACTCAGAGCTGCTGGTGGGTGTGAGAACGGCAAGCGGACGGGTCGCAGGCGTGGGACCATCGGGTCCCAAGTGTCCGGTTTTGGGGCATTGCCACCTGGCAGGATCCATGCAGGGAAATGAGCTCCAAAGGCTCGATCTTGCCTCAACATTATTTCTCTAGTTCGTTTGCTtagttcattattattttttatcttcttcaggctgaaattAAATTTCCTATGATGATTTCCAACAAAAGATGGGAAGATGTTTCTGCTGGGTCTGATATTAGACGCCAGTGCGTGTCCTTACGAGCTGCAGGTTTGGGTGCTGGTAAGCAGTTGCTGCGCGGGCTTTGGGAACGGTCTGGCTACAAATGGGAGGCGGTTTTGAAGCAAAAGCTTCAGTTACAGCCAAGGTGGAGCTAAACCAACCTCTGAATCACATTTTTGATTACAAGTTTGGCCCTGGGAGACACGACTGCCGCTTAAAACTAACGGCAGCGTTGGTAGGATGGGGGTGAAGGCAGGATGAACGGCCGGGGAAGCACCCAAAGCCGTGCCAGGCTGTGCGAGGGACGTGTTTTTTCCTGTCCCCAGTGAAGGGGGGCGGTCATCAGCGCTCAGAAGACACAGCCCCAACGGGGAGTGACCCCGTTATAAACTTCACCCTTTATCGTTGTCCATGCTGCTCCGCACCAAGCTGCGCGGCTGCCTCCAAGGCTTCCCTCCAGCAAAGGCTGTTTAATCGCGTTCCCTCTTTCCTATGgtttaattgggggggggggaagagcttaCACGTGAAAGTGATCCCTTTGTTGCCGAACATTTCCAGGATTTGTCTTTTCATCTCCTTGAGTAGGAAAAAGCTGTTTACCAGGTCCTTCTCTAAAGCAATTTCCAGGGACGTCCAGCAAACACAGCCAGGAGCCGCCAGCATCAAGCCCTGACCGAGTTTCTTCGCTTGAGTAAATCAATGTTTTGCCACTAACGTGATCCGAACGCCCATTTTCTGTGCCCCATTTGTTTTAATGCAGGGGCTGGGGTGCGTAAATCCCACCGAGGCGCTCGGCGCTTTCACCCCCATCCAATTTTATGGTGTGTGATGTGCAAACACATTGAGGGAGAGCCACCGTGCACACCGGCCGGGATAACTCGCATCACCCGTGGTGCCGTGCAGTGCCCGTCtggctccctgcctccctgcctgttGATCTCTAAATTTTTTGGCAGGGGAGGTTtctcagggctgtgttttgggaagGGGGATGCTCTTGCTTAGTCTGAGCCACCCAAAATACctgtgaaagaaaatttttcagcctaacagggttttttttttcatcattacaATGGGATGGCGTCGCATGAgcatctcctccctgccctgtggGTCCCTTCAGCCCCGCTGCGGGATGGGGACCGGGACGGCAGCCCCCAGCCACCGTGGGATTGCTGGCGAGGGAGGGAACTGACCTGCCACCAGCTTGAGGTGAAGCAATTAAAGCGTGGGGCTGCCACCAGCGCTTCCTGCCTGTAATTAAAGCTTTTAATGAGGAGGCATATGGTaacccctccccagccccaggctggcatTTTGCCAGGTGTGGGTTCATTAACGGCTCCTAATTACACCGTCATTCAGTGTGTACATCGAGGAGGGCTGCATCGCCTGGCCCCGAGTGCTCGAATTGGCTGTGAATGCTGccaaaaaaattcttaattttatttatcttttttccccttgcatcgGGAACTGAACCCCAGGCGTTTGTAGGTCGTTTTGGGGACACCACCACCCGTGGGACATGATGCCGGGTCCTTCCCCGCTGCACCCGACCTGCTCCTCCGTGCGTGGGGGCCGCAAATCCGGCTGCACGTCCCCTCCTCGCAGCTGGCGAGCGCTTTTTATTCCCTGGAGTGAGTTTTGCTGAAAACTTGATAGTCCTGGTAGCCGCAGCGGGGCTCGAGGCCTTTCCCCATCCCGATGGCATATCCGGCTGCTGGGACGTCCCCGGCCCCGACGAGCTTCGGGGCTCCCGCGTGTCTCTGGACCAGGAGTGCGTGTTATCCCAGTAAGAAAACCGGTGGCTTTGTTCCCCTTAGACCTCAGCTCCGCTGCTGGGGTGTTTAGTGAACCACGTGTGCTACAGCAAGGCTGTTTTCCCCCTGCAAAAGGCTCTTGGTAATGTTTAACAACAGCTGGTTATATTTTTTACATTGGGTCTTATAAAGTACCTCGCTCCCAGCCTGGGGCTCTTTGAATCTTCCAGCTCTGCGCAATCATTTCGAGAAAATGAGCATTAAAATCAATCATGTGGAAGTTCTCCCCTTTCTTTAAAAGCCAGTCCCAGGTCCCGCTCCTGCAGCAGCTTGGTGCTGTCCTGTCTCTGCCTGCCTTGTACCTGTACCGCTGTCACCGGTGGGACGTGTGCCGTGGCCATCGCTGCTCCGATGTGCTGAATCAGCCCCCGGCGAGCAGGGCTAGGGCGGCCGGAGAGGCCGGTGAGGATGGAGTCAGGGTATGTCGAGCTGCTCACCGGCGTCTGGACCTTGAGGGGACCCATAAATGCGTGAGCACGATTCGGAGCTGGGAATGCCGCGCCGGTACCGTCGGAAGCTGCAGCTGAAGGATGAGCTGCCGCAGCAGCAGGTgaagctggaaggaaaacccTGTGGCCTTCGCCGGACGCCGTAACGCTGTGTGAGTGCCTGAGGTCAATCGAGGGGATTACACAGGCTCCGGGAGCTTCCCTGGCAATTAGGgattcaggcagcagcagcccggagcagagcagggggggttgcaggcagctgcctaaCGAGCTTTTGCAAAGTGTGGTGGCAAAGTgcggcagcagctcccaggctcgCGTCCCGAGGGTGGTGGGTGCTGGCCAAAGGCATCCCCTGCACATTCTCTGGAGCATCAGgcaataatttatttcaaaataattcaatATTTCATTATGATGACTCGAATGACGGGAGCACACGTGACAGGACGTCATTTTTGGGAGCAGGTAGGAAGGGGCGTTCACAGGAGGGTGCGAGGCCGGTGCGGGTACGGCCCTGCCAGAGCCCAGTGCTCCCTGGGCGGGTCTGTTAGATACCCCGCAGCAGGCGGGTTGAATGTTTAGTATCACATTTACTTATCTGAGATATTTACCTGTTTGATCTTACAGGGGATTTTGCTTTAGCAGCGTGGTAGAGCAATACGCTGACATCACAACACCAGGGTCACGCAGCGATTGCAATGTCCGGGCGAATCCCAGTACAATCGTCatgcccagcaccggcgctcccTGCTCGCCCACAACTGCGATCGTGAAAAATGTACTGGAGAAGACCTCGGCGCTGCGCAAGCTGCCTGGTCGGGAGAGGAGAAAGCGCAGGCCTGAGCATAAATGAGTGAAACCAAGAATAATTCCTCTATAAAGGAAAATACAGCGTTAGGGCGTATAAACTCTGTACGTCCCCATCCAGCTTTCCGCAAACACGTGCGTGGTCTCTCATGGCATGTAATGCCCAAGAAAAGCGTCTCCTACTCATTAAGTGTAAAACAACTGATTTATCTGAGGAGGCACTTGGCAATTCTTGGTGCACACGGACGttacggagggagggaggggaaaatagACTTCTCGGCAAGCGAAGCCTCGGGCCAGTCTCCTGGTGCCCTCTGCTGCCAGTGTCTCCTGGCTGTTGCTGCGTTGGCGTTGCAGCGTTTCGGGAGCTCAGGGCGGGCTCCTGCCCTGGTTTCAGCGATGGGGCTCAGCGATTTCGCTTCGTTGGTGCTACTTGAGCCTTGTTGCTAATTTTGCCCTGTGACACTATTTTCAGTTTCATACAATAACGTTGGCATTAGGTAAGGGGAGCTCCCATGAGCGTCACTCCCTCGCCGCTACAACTCCCGTGGATATCCATTTCATTCactgttttactgaaaatgttattaaaaaaggACTTTCAATGCTTATTTGCATTTCATAggtgagcatttaaaaaaaaaatagcattattCCCTCTCACAAAGCAATTGTTCTTCAATATACTGCTACCTCGTATGTTACTGGAATACGCTGGATCTCCTGGTGAGACTGTTTATTACTCTTTGGGAAGGACTATATTTGGCAAAGCCTTCACTGTGTATCCTGCACCCCTCCCCTGCAGTTAAAGTGATTTTATGAAcaaaaatgaagaggagaaattaGTTTATGGGCTTTTAATAGCAGTTGAATTTAAGAAGCCGGTTTCTCCAGAGGGGTCATGGccaagttccttttttttcttcacaggtcTGCTCTTCTCCATATGTCATTTATTTCAGCTAAATGGTTTTGTTATCAGACCACCCGCATTTAATCTCTGAAGAGAAGCCTAAACAAAGAGGCCGGTGTAATAAACCTCCTGTTGAGAACCTCTATTAGCTGTAAATGGCTGTCTTACGCATTCATATTAATGATTTATTCACtcgcaaaaaaaccccaacccctttttcagaaacaaataccTTAAAAGATCTAATTCAACAAGAGAAGCCAGGTCAACCTTTAAACCACCAGTGCCGAAATACCAGAGCAGCCCACAGCGATGCAAACCCGAGCTGGGCAGATGCTGAACCGTTGCGTGAATCTATGTGAAGACCCTCACATTCAGGACATTCCCCCTCCGTGTGCGGCAATGCCTTCATTCAGGACTGCAGACAAAAGTAGAAGGTTTCAGATACACCAGTACTATCTTTCACACCATAGAAccatgaaggttggaaaagacctctaagatcatcgagtccaaccgtcgacccaacacccccatgcccactaaaccatgtccctaagtgcctcatctacacgtcttttaaatacctccagggatggggactccaccacttccctgggcagcctgttccaatgtttcaccactctttcagtaaagaaatttttcctcatgtccactTTTTCCTCCTCTATTTCTAAGACAAGACACTAATAATTTTGAGGACTTCAATGACTGTGTCGTGGCATTACGAGATTTGGACAGCAATCACCCTGGCATGGGCCCTGAAGAACAGGCAGCAATGGATTGTTTCATCCCCCGTTGTCGAATTCTTGCTTGTAGTTCTTCTCTTGTGGAACCGTTCACGGGCTCTTTGGGTTCAAGTTATCACCTTTGTTTCTTAGTAGGTTTTTCAAATGTTATTCTTTACAATTTaacatgaaatgaaaacaataccTACATATCTGCATTCCATTTACAGACCAGTGGCTGCTTGATCTCAGCAACAAAACTGATGGTAATGGTGTAAAATGAAGACATGCTTTTTCAGCAAGATTATCTACAGCGGACATTGCATTAATCATGACATTTTTCTAGTCTTCAAACTTCAAGTTAGAGAATATTAGATAACTTTTAAGTCGCTAAGTTGTTTCCTAAATGAGCAACTTAATTTTTACCCGATTCCCTATTTCTCCCGCCTCTGAACTCCAGCCTCCACATAGGCCAACACTCACCACAGAAGTCTAGAGCTCAAcatcagaaattaatttcctctgtGAGGATTCCAAGAGTGGCCGCTGAGTCTCACGGGTCTCCAGCCGCACATCAGGGCGATGTATGTTTAAAGGTACGGGGTTTGCCGAGCTGATTCTGTAGGAAGTCTTCAGAAGCCGGGGAAGAAAGAATTGCAAAGTATATTTTATGCtttcaataccttttttttattgcagtagcTTCTAAGTTATTCACAAGTTTAATGTCTTTCAAACATCTATGCTAGTAAAGTAGAAATTAGTATTGATATCTCATGATACGCCTGTACAGGAGATTCAAAACCTCCGTGCCAACGGAAAGAGGCACAGAGACTGTAATGTATTTTGAAGCAAGTACAGACAGAATAAGCTTAGTTAAGTGACTTCAAAGAACTCAAGCGTGTCAGCCAATCTTCACAACATTTGTACAGGAAAACCTGATTAAACACGACTAAAATGAACTTTGCTATTTAGTAGAAAAAGGGCACtggacagcaaaaataaaaacaaacaatctATATGTATAAAGCAACAGAAGCTAAAGTAGGAAAAAGTGACCAAGTTGCTCATTTCCTCCAGCGGCTTCTAGATCTTCGGTCTATGGAGCAGCACGCCGTCCTTGCTTAAAGGAAACACAAGCTACCGCTTTGCAAATGTAGGTGAAGTGGTAAGTAACCCTGAAATTTCAGGAACTGAGTTGAAATTCAGTACCGACACGAAGAGATCTGTTTCTCATCAGAGCCTCCGCAACAGCATGACTGCCTCACTCTTCCCTATCGACTTCCTAGCTGTTGGCTTTTAAAACACAGTGGGCGGCGCCTCAGCCTTAACAAGACACTGTCTGTGCAACGCAGCTCCTTCGGGAAGCTGGTGCGAAGTTCCGATGTCCTCACCGACAGAAACACCGACTCTGAACCGGTATCAGTCTGGAAATTCACTTCGACATCCTTACAGGTCTTACTTAggcattctttctttttttttttttttaaaaaacaatccttaaaataaacaaatgctaTGTTGTGTTCAAAGTTAACGTTCCTGAGGTCAGGAAGGTACATTTGCAGCCAGGTTATCCAACCCAAAATTTATTCCCAATCACCAGTTCCAGAGTTACATTCTACAGgctttttcctctccctgcttccctAGGGAGGTGCTAAATAGGTGCAAACTGACACCCTTCAACAGCTTTTAGTCTAGATCCCGGCAGGATTAGAGGAGTAAGGGATTAGGGGAGATGCTTCTGGAAAGATAAGCCCCTATCATTTTAAGCAAGCAGTCTAAATGATTTTTGTTGCCTTTTCAGAATTTCCATTACAATAACTGATcatgcttctttatttttttgctcttcTCTTCCACATCTTTCAGCACATCTTGCAGTTTCTTAGAGTTCCGTGTCAAGAATGCAAAGCTTTCTTTGAAGTTGCCGGTCCCGTGCTCCCTGCAGATATTCTCAAGCCCATCAAACCATTGCAAAATCTTCTCAAGCTCAGCCCGAACAGCCTTCTGTTCTTCCAGTTCTGCTCGCAGTGCCTGCCCAGCAGACGCCTCAGCCCTGTACTGCTTCTGCAGCTGACGGATCTCGTCCTGAAGCGCCTGGAACTGTTCTTTGGTGTAGGGGTACTGCTCGTGGACCTTGTCCTCGGGAAGGAGCACGTTCTTAGGGATGTTTAACACCAGCTGCAGAAGCACTTCTTCCATTTTACTGAAGAGTTTATCAAAGTGCTCCTTCATGAAGAGAAGAAATTTCTCCGTGCTTTTCCGGATT
This window contains:
- the MIS12 gene encoding protein MIS12 homolog, whose protein sequence is MSVNPMAYEAQFFGFTPQTCMLRIYIAFQDYLFEMMLVVESVILKKLDGFPGCKISPFQIRKSTEKFLLFMKEHFDKLFSKMEEVLLQLVLNIPKNVLLPEDKVHEQYPYTKEQFQALQDEIRQLQKQYRAEASAGQALRAELEEQKAVRAELEKILQWFDGLENICREHGTGNFKESFAFLTRNSKKLQDVLKDVEEKSKKIKKHDQLL